GCGTTTTCATAAACTCATCTACATCATCAAGTTTCTTTTTGATAGCACTTTTAACTTCTTTTCCAACTTTTTTAATTCCGTCATCTAGGTTGTTGGTAGTTTCTTTGAGGCTTTTTTTGCACCACAACCCATAAATAGGGAGGCAATGGTTACGGCATCCTTCCCAAGGTGGTGGTTTACGATATGAGGTTTCCCATTAGTATAGATTTCTTTTTACTTTTCGTAGATATTAGAAGTATTTTATGATCTTTATAATGAATAAATCATTTCTCCAAGAGATACTCTCAATCTATTAGTATCTATTCTTTTTAACCAAATATCAGAGCAAATCCTTGGATTATTACTCTCCCCTCCCCAAGCAAGAATAATAGGTAAGCCATATGCTTCATCTTTTTTTAACTTTCCAATAGACCAAAAACCTCCTGAAACTTTTATAATCGCTTCTCCTATGTATATATATATATACTCATACATAGATTTATCTTTTCTATAATATTCTTCTATATTATTAATTTCTTCTTTTGAAAAAGTAAATTCTTCTAAATTTAATATTTTTATAAATTTGTTCATTTTCTCATCTTTTGTTGCTAAAAAATCATCTAATTTTTTCTGTAATTCTTTATTTAATTTTATTTCCATTTTTTAATATTTTATAATGATAAAATCACTTTCTTTTACATTTGCCTTTTTCAATTCGTCTTTTACATTTTTAATGAAAGTATCATCTACTTCATCAAAACAATGCCATTCTATTTTTTCGATTGGAACATTTGGTTGATTAAGCATCATTATATCTTTTTTCAATTGGTTGTCAATTGTAAATCGTCAGCAAAAAGTTTACCAGTTAATCACATTGCATAAACTCTCCACGAGCTGTCACCCTGAACTTGATGCTGAAGCCTTAACAAAGAATAAAGATTCTGAATTAAATTCAGAATGACAAATATGAATAAAAATCAAATTCGAAATAGCCAAATCGGAAAATTTAAACCATAAAAAAACGAAGATAAAAATCACTTCTCATCTTCGTTTTGTTTTTTGTATATTGATTTAATTTATTTAATCATATCAAAACCGCAAAGTCCTTGCAATACTGCTGGAATTTGGATTCCGTCTTCCGTTTGATAATGTTCTAGCAAAGCGGCTAGGATTCGTGGCAAAGCAAGTGAACTTCCGTTTAGTGTATGGCAAAGGGCTGTTCCCTTTTCTATCTTATATCTTAGTTTCAAGCGGTTGGCTTGGAAGGTTTCAAAGTTTGAAACGGAGCTTACTTCTAGCCATCTTTTTTGAGCGGAAGACCATACTTCAAAATCGTAGGTAGAGGCGGAAGCAAAACCTGTGTCGCCACCACAGAGGTGCAAAATTCTGTATGTGAGCCCTAATTCATCTAAAATAGAGGCTACATGCTTTTTCATTTCTTCAAGGGCGGCATATGAATTTTCTGGCTTTTCAATACGCACGATTTCCACCTTATCAAACTGGTGCAAGCGATTGAGCCCTCTCACATCTTTGCCATAAGAGCCAGCCTCACGGCGAAAACAAGGGGTGTAGCCCGTCATTAAAATTGGAAAATCCTTGTCCTCCACTATCACATCACGGTAGACATTCGTTACCGGCACTTCGGCTGTGGGGATTAAGTAAAATCCATCTAGCGGCACTTCATACATCTGCGCCTCTTTGTCAGGCAATTGCCCTGTTCCGCGAGCCGAAGCCTCGTTTACCATAAGCGGCATTTGAAACTCCTCATAGCCTGCGGCGGTGTTTTTGTTTAAGAAATAATTAATCAAAGAACGCTGCAATACGGCTCCTTTTCCACGATAAACTGGGAAACCTGCTCCCGTGATTTTTGTTCCTAATTCAAAATCGATTAAATTATATTTTTTGGCTAATTCCCAATGTGGAAGCCCTTCTCTATCGTATTCATCACCACTTCTGTATTCTTCTACATTCTCGTTTTCGCCTTTCCCGAATGGAACAGACTCGTGCAAAACATTCGGAATTTGGAATAATAATTCTTCCACTTTCTGTTTCGCAGCGTTTAATTGCTCTTGTAATTCTTTGGTTTTAGTTTTTAAATCCGCAGTTTTAGCTTTAAGTTCGTTGGCTTCTTGTGCCTTGCCAGATTTAAAAAGCTCGCCAATTTGCTTTGAAAGCTGGTTGGATTCCGAAAGTGCGTTATCTAATTCAAACTGAGTTTGTTTTCTTATATCATCTTGTTCAATAATTTGGTCTAAAAAGCTTAAATCTTCGATATTTCTTTTTTTAAGACCTTCCTCAATACGAGCGCGTTGCTCTCTAATCTCGTTTACAAGTAGCATAATATTCTTGAATTTTCAACAAAAATAATTATTTAAAACGAATTTATAAAAATAAAAAACTTAGATTTTAGCTTTTGGTTAATTTACCATGAATTGAAATTAAAACTTAGTGTTAAAAATACATTTTTTAATCATTTTTAAAAGCCTGCCAAAAATCATATCAAAAATGGAATTTTCTGCGGTTTTATGCGTTATTTCGGATTGAGATAATAATTTTTTTTTCATTAAATTTGTGTATTTTAAGGTTTAAAAATATATGAAATTTTATAAAACATTTGGGGCAATGATTCTGTGCCTATTTCTAGGTACGGCAATGGCTCAATTTCACATTATTCCAAAACCCGTGGAACTGCACAAAGGAGAAGGTTCGTTTTTAATTACAGAAAAAACACGCATAAACTACCCGAAAGATGCTGATACCCAAAAATTGGTTCATTATTTAAAAAATAAAATTTCGGAGATTTCGGGCTATCAATTAAAAGAGGCTAAATCTTCAAGCAAAAATACGATTGTCTTTAGCAAAACTGCGCCAACTTCGCTTGGTAAAGAAGGTTACCAATTGAATGTAAATCCTGACCAAATCACAATTGAATACAACAGCCGTGAAGGGGCTTTTTATGCTGTGCAAACGCTTTTGCAAATGCTCCCTATGGTGAGAAACAACGCTCCGCTGATTGTGCCAAGTGTGCAAATCAAAGATTATCCAAGATTTAAGTGGCGTGGCATGATGCTCGATGTGAGCCGCCACTTCTATTCGGTAGATGCCATAAAACAAACGCTTGACATGTTGGCTTTTTATAAAGTAAATACTTTCCAATGGCACTTGTGCGACAACGAGGGCTGGCGTTTGGAAATCAAAAAATATCCAAAACTTACAGAAATTGGTGCATGGCGCATGGAAATTCCCAAAGCCAGAATTTACCAAAAAGACACCGTGCCTACGGGCGAGAAATATCTCTATGGCGGCTACTACACCCAAGAGCAAGCCAAGGACATTGTGGCGTATGCCAAAGAACGCAACATTACCGTGATTCCTGAAATCGAAATGCCAGGACACAGCGGTGCAGCTTTGGCCGCTTATCCACAATTTAGCTGTAATGGAAAGGCGCAAGAATCTCCAAATTCAATTTTGCACCATACCAAAGAATACAAAAACTCGTTTAACCTAGAATATTGTGCGGGTAAAGATGAAACTTTTACTTTTTTAGAAAATATTTTAAAAGAAGTTATGGAAATTTTCCCATCGGAATACATTCATATCGGTGGAGATGAAGTAGATAAATTACATTGGGAAACTTGCACGCTTTGCCAAGCCCGAATGAAAAAGGAGAATTTGAAAGACACCCACGAATTGCAAAGTTATTTCATTAAAAGAATGGAGAAATTCCTAACCAAACACCACCGAAAACTCCTCGGCTGGGACGAAATTTTGGAAGGAGGTTTAGCACCCTCTGCTACGGTGATGAGCTGGCGTGGTGAAAAAGGCGGCATCGCTGCAGCAAAAATGGGACATAATGTAGTAATGTCGCCAAGCAATCCCCTTTACTTTATAAGACACCAAGATCGTAGCGAAATCGGAAAATATTGGGCTCCAAAATTCTCAATCAACACATTGGAAGCGGTATATGGCTACAACCCAAATTCAGACAAATTATCGCCTGAGCAACAAAAATATGTCTTAGGCACTCAATTTGCCGTGTGGACGGAGTTTATGTCCTCTGTCTTGCACTACGAATACATGATTTATCCACGCATGCAAGCCTTTGCAGAAATGGCTTGGACGCCGCTCGAAAATAAGAATTTTGATGATTTTGTAAAAAGATTAAATGCATATCATTTCGACGAATGGAAACTCAAAGGAATCAATTTTTATCCTAAATATTACGACAAAACAGCTTACTAAATTTAATTAAAATAAAAATTCAACATATATGAAAAAAATGCTTATTGGGTTGAGTTTTCTCTGTGCAATGTCTATGCAAGCACAGCAGGCAGAGAAACCGTATTTAGACCCGTATTACGAAAATCCTGCGATGCAGGAAGAAAATCGTTTGCCTATGCGAGCCACCTACTTCCCTTATGAATCGGTGGATCTTGCAAAGAAAAACGACCCGTCTGCATCTTCAAGATTTTTAGACTTGAATGGGACTTGGAAATTTAAATGGGTAAAAGACCGCAAACAATTGCCCAAAGATTTCTATGCCACTAAGTTTAATGATGCTAAATGGGACAATTTTAAAGTTCCTGCCACTTGGGAATTTAATGGATACGGAACGCCAATTTATGTAAACGAAAGTTTCGAATTTGCGATGAAAAATCCGCAACCACCTAACATTCCAGACACAGTGGATCAGCCCGCAGCTGCATATCGTAGAGTAATTGAAATACCTAATAATTGGGACGGAAGCGAAATCTTTATTCATCTAGGAGCTGTAAAATCAGCGTTTAAACTTTATGTAAATGGTAAATATGTAGGATTTGGCAAGGATAGCAAACTTCCATCAGAATTTAATATTACCAAATATGTTAAACCTGGCAAAAACCTCATAGCACTAGAAGTGCACCGCTGGAGCGATGCAAGTTTCCTAGAAGCTCAAGATATGTGGAGACTCTCTGGAATCACGAGAGATTGCTACCTCTATGCCAGACCAAAAATGCATTTTTATGATTACGAAGCAATTTCTCAATTAGTGAATCATTACAAAGATGGAGAAATGCGCCTTCGTGTTCAGGCATTTAATAATACTGATGAAAACCAAGAAAAAAGCACCATCGAAGCGAATTTATACGATGCGCAAGGTCAAAAAGTTTGGACAGGTAAACAAGCTTTATCTAGACTAAAAATGCCTCACGGAAAAACTGAAAATCAATTTTTGGCTAATATTCCAAATGCTAAGCCTTGGACAGCAGAAACTCCAAATCTTTATACCTTAGAATTAATTTTAAGAGATAAAGACGGAAAATTGCAAGAAGTGATTCGTCGTCCTACGGGATTTAGAACTGTAGAAATCAAAGGTCCACTTTTCACCATCAATGGAGTGCCTGTAAAAATCAAAGGGGTAAACCGCCACGATGCCAATTCCAAAACAGGGCAAATTATCTCTAGAGAAGACATGGAAAAAGATGTTAAGATGATGAAGGAGCTTAACATAAATGCTGTGCGCACTTCGCACTATCCTAACGATCCTTATTTCTATGATTTATGCGATAAATATGGGCTTTATGTAATGGATGAAGCCAATGTGGAAAACCATGGAATGTACTACAGCGCAGATAAAACTTTAGCAAACAAGCCAGAGTGGGAAAAAGCGCATGTAATGCGCATTACTCGCATGGAACAACGCGACAAAAATCACCCGAGTATCTTTGCTTGGAGTATGGGTAATGAATCTGGTAATGGTTGGAATTTCTACCAAGCTTATAAAGCCTTAAAAGGATTAGATTCTTCTCGTCCTATTCATTATGAACTAGCCGCAAGAGATTGGAACATCGACATGGAATCTCGCATGTATCGTGACCTGAACTTCCTTAAGGATTATGTAAGTAGCAACCCTACCAAGCCATTCATTCAATGCGAATACTCTCACGCAATGGGCAATAGCTTGGGCGGACACCAAGAGTATTGGGATTTGTATGAAAAATACCCTTCGCTTATGGGCGGATTTATCTGGGATTGGATGGACCAAGGTGTTGAGAAAAAAGTAAACGGAAAAACCATTTACGGATACGGAGGAGACTGGGGCGATAAAAATACGCCTAGTGACAACAACTTCCTAAACAATGGTGTAATAGGACCAAACCACACTCTGCATCCACATGCATACGAAGTGCGTCGCGTGCAGCAATTCATCGGATTTACCTACAGAAATGGTGTTGTAAATGTGAAAAACAAATATTTCTTTAAATCTTTAGATAATTTCATCATTCACTGGCAATTATTAAAAGATGGAAAAGTAGTAAACGAAGGTGATTTTGAACCAACGGGCATCGCTGCACAAAAAAGCAGAAATTATAAATTACCATTCACTGCAGGAAACGACGGCGAATACATTTTACAACTTACTGCTTACACCAAAGCTAAAGAAGGAATCTTAAACGCACACACTCCGCTTGCATTTGGAGAATTTGTACTATCTCAATATCGTAGACAGGCCTACACGCCACAGCAAGCCACCATCAATGTAGATGAAAACGCGCAAAACATCAGCATAAGCGATACTAATTTCTCTGCCACTATTTCTAAGACCAAAGGTAGATTAGAAAACTACACCGTAGATGGAAAAGTGATTTTTGAGCAAGGCCCTTATGCCAACTTCTGGCGTCCTGGAACCGATAACGACTTTGGGGCTAAATTACCAAAGAAAAATAAAGGTTTAAAAGATGCCGACCAAAACGGTGAAGTGGAAAGCGTAAGCTACAAAGCCCTAAATACAGGTGAAATTCAAGTGATTATCGTGAAAAAATTAGTAGACAAAACTATCCAATTCACACAAACACTCACTTTTGACGCGGCAGGAAGTATTTTGGTAGACAACAAATACACTCCGCTAAAAAATGACGACAAAGCCATAAGCTTTAAAATTGGAACACACATGATTTTGCCTACCGATTTCACCAATATAGAATGGTATGGTCGTGGTCCATGGGAAAGCTACCAAGACAGAAAACAATCTGCCATGGTGGGCTTATACCAAGGCTTAATCAAAGACCAATACCACCCATACATTCGTCCGCAAGAATCTGGTAACAAATCAGATGTGCGCTATGCCAAAATCACAAGAAACGACGGCAGCGGATTCACCATTGAGCCACAAACGGTTTTCTTAAATGTAAACGCTCTGCCATACGCACCAGAACAATTATACCCTGGGGAAGAAAAAGGACAAACCCACTCAGGCGAATTGGAGTATGATAAAAATGTACATCTTGATATCGACCTTCACCAATTAGGTTTAGGCGGAATCAACAGTTGGGGCGCATTGCCACTCGAGAAATATAGAGTTTATCTCTACAAGCCATACGAATACTCATACCGAATCATTCCCTTTAATCAATAATAATTGAGTTTTTTTAAAATCCCAAATTCATATGAATTTGGGATTTTTTGTTTTTACAAATAAATATTCTACCTTTACAATCATCAAAAATAAATTCTTATGGCACAAAATTTACAACTTGATATTTATAGAATTAAATTAAACGAAAAGGATATAAAAAAAGGTACACCTATATACTTTTGTGATTTTTTTAAGTGTAAATCGTCAGCAAAAAGTTTACCAGTTTAGGTTAAAAATAGTATAGTTAAAAAAAGAAAAAACTAACTTTACAAAAACCACTTAGAACATGGTAAAAAAACAAACAAAAAGCGAAAAGCTTATTAAAGAAGTTCGCCGTAATACACGCCAAGTGTACAATGCAGAACAAAAGATTTTAATCGTCATGGAAGGCTTACGTGCAGAGCTCAGTGTAGCAGAGCTGTGCAGAAAATATGGCATCAGCGAAGCTACTTATTACAAATGGAGTAAAGAGTTCATTGAAGCAGGAAAGAAACGTCTTTCGGGTAACGAAACAAGAGAAGCTACCAGTGAGCAAGTCAAAGATTTACGCAGAGAAAATACCGTATTGAAGGAGTCTTTGGCCGATTTGGTTATTCGTTATGACATTGTAAAAAAAAGCTTAAATCTGTTGGATTAACCCCTCAATTTAAAAAATATATGAGACTAACGGCAGAAGAAAAAGCAGAGATTATAGAGGTGGTAAAAAACTCTGAATTAGGCGTTAATAGGACTTTAAAGCAATTAGGCATTCACAAAAGAACCTTTTATAATTGGTATCACGCCTACAGCCAAAATGGTATTGATGGCCTTAAAGCGAAACGTAATCAAAAGCAACAATGGAATAGCATTCCCGATAGAATCAAACAAATGGTCGTTGAGATTGCCTTGCAATATCCCCAGGAAACACCAAGGCTCATTGCCACAAGGTTCATTGATGAACAAGGCGTTTTCATATCAGAATCATCCGTTTATCGCATTTTGAAAAAACAGGGATTATTGGCCGATACACCGCATAGGTTCTTGGCGGCAGCAGATCAGTTTCATTCCAAAACCAATTTCGTGCATCAAATGTGGCAAACGGATTTTACTTATTTCAAAATTATCGGTTGGGGATGGTATTATTTATCCACCGTCATTGATGACTACAGCCGATATATCGTTCATTGGGAACTATGTCCTAGTATGACTGCACAAGACGTCAAAAGAACCATTGATAACGCCATCAGTAAAGCCAAAATAAAAAATAGAAGGCAACCGCCAGTGTTGCTCTCCGACAATGGACCTTGTTATATTGCTAAGGAGCTCAAAGATTACTTAATGAACACTTATGGAATTAGACACATACATGGAAAACCATTGCATCCGCAAACACAAGGGAAAATCGAGCGGTATCATCGTTCCATGAAAAATGTAGTCAAATTACACCATTATTATGCTCCCGAGCAACTCGAAAGGGCTATTGATAAATTTGTGCAATATTACAACTCGCAAAGATATCACGAAGCTTTAAATAATTTAACCCCTGAAGATGTATACCTAGGTAGACAAGACCAAATCTTAAAACTAAGAAAACAAGTGAAAATAAATACTTTAAATCAAAGAAAATTAAATTATTGTTTTGGACTTATTTAATTGTTTACTATATTAGCCTCAGTAAACTTTAGTTTGACGACGTACATTTTTTAAGAACGTCTTTGGAGATGATAGAAAAAAATCATATTATGATTTTATCTCCGATTTTAGAAACAGATTTGAAGGTAAATTTAAATCTGATCCCAAAAAAACAAAAAGCATCTCTACCCCCACCAATAATAAACTTAATATTCGGAGTGATCAAAGTATCATAGACATGGAAATACTTGGAGGGGCAATAGGAAACGTACAAACCATATATAATCAAGATAACTCAGATAAAGAAGTAGGTAAAATTACAATGGAACAAGTTGCTTCTTTACCTTTTTACATCAAATTATGGACACCATATGATTACGATGCAGGTGTTCTAATGATTCAAAGCTACACAAATTATAGCGTTACTTCTTTAGTTAAAAATGAACTAAAAAAATTCTTTAGAGAAAAGGGGGTTACCTTGAGCTTTTCAAACTTTATTCCAAAAAAAATAAAAGAAGATTACTTGAATAAGAGTAATGTTTATGAAATGAGAATTATAAAAGATTACTTATCTGAAGGAAAAAGAGAACTTTTAAACCCCTTATTCTCTGAATATGAAAATTTAAAGATTGAAATTAAAATAACTGGATTCAACACAAAGATCAATACTTTTTGGGAAAAAATTTTTAAGGGTAGGTCTAAAAATAAATTAATAGGTTCTGATTTAAAAGATTTAGAAATAGATGACGAAAATAATTATGAAATTAAAGCTTATTATAAAGACGAGGAAGGTCATAGAGCTCATGTTGGCATAAAGAATGTTTACGATATAAAACCCACAATTTTTTTACCTGATGAAATAAAAGAAGAAAATAATCATTTTGATTTTAATAAAATTATACAACATACAGACTCTATATTAAACCAGATTCAAATAGAAATAAATTATAAGTGATGTTTTCAAAGTTCAATTTAATAGAAATTTTTAAAGATGGTTTTACAGAAATCAGCATAAGCAAAAAAAAGTTCGTATTTTTCTCTTTCCATTTAGTTCTTCCCTTTTTTATTTTTTTATCATTTTTTTTTTATTTTTCGTGTTTAGACAAGGATATCATCTCTAATATAATCAGCTCTATAAGTATATTCTCAGGATTGTTATTTTCTGTTATTTTTATTTTACTTGATAATTACCATAAAAGAAAAAACAAACTAAAACTAAATAAAAGTGATGAATATGTAAATTATGTTGAACGTTATAAGAATTTCACAAGTAAAATAACGACACTTATACTTTTTTCAATATCATTATCTATTTTAATAATAATATCTCTAATTATTTTTTTATCAATTTCGAACAACTGCATATTTAATTCAAAAATTCAATCTATTAAGATAAAGATGATATTTTCACTTCTTCAATCTTTTTCTTCAGTCCTGCTTTTCAACTATTTTTTGGTAGTTATACACTTGATAAAAAAAATATATGCTATGATTTACGACTCAATAAACAGTAAATTTTAAATTAAAAACTATATATTTTTCAACTAAAAAACCATTAATTATCTAAAGTTTCACAGCACAAAAAGAACAATCATTCATTTAAAATTCGTACCTTAGCTTCTTAATTACAAAAACTCATTTTTGTGGAAACAAAAAAGATTTATAACAATATACTTGAACTCATCGGGAACACGCCCATGGTGCGCCTCAATCGCATTACGCAATCGGTTCCTGGCGAAGTCTTTGCAAAGCTTGAAATGTTCAACCCAGGACATTCTGCCAAAGACCGAATCGCAAAATACATTATAGAAGATGCCGAAGAAAAAGGCTTACTAAAGCCTGGTGCCACGATTGTAGAAACTACCTCTGGCAACACGGGCTTTGCTATTGCTATGAATGCCATTGTAAAAGGCTACAAATGTATCGTAGCCGTGAGCGATAAAACCAAGGAAGACAAAATTGCATTTCTCAAAGCATTGGGAGCAGAAGTGCATATGTGTCCTGCCAATGTTCCTGCCGACGACCCTCGCTCCTATTACGAAACGGCAAGACGCATCGCCGAAGAAACTCCAAATTCTATTTACATCAATCAATACTTTAATCCCAAAAATATCGAAGCCCACTACCACTCTACGGGCAAGGAGATTTGGGAACAAACAGAGGGCAAAATCACGCATTTATTTGCTTGCTCCGGCACTGGCGGAACCATTTCAGGAATTGCTAGATATTTAAAGGAACAAAATCCAAACATTAAAATCATCGGTGTAGATGCCGATGGCTCCGTGATTAAACATTATCACGAAACGGGAGAATTAGATAAAAGTTTAATTCATTCTTACCAAATCGAGGGCTTGGGCAAAAACTTAATCCCTGGTGCCACCGATTTCTCGGTAATTGATGAATATGTAAAAGTAAACGATGAGCAAAGTGCCTACCGCACACGCGAATTAGCCCTACAAGAAGGAATCATGGGCGGCTATACGAGCGGTGCCGTTTTGCAAGGATTATTACAATACAAGGATAATTTACCAGCCGATGCCGTGAGCGTTGTGGTATTCCCAGACCATGGCTCTCGCTATATGAACAAAGTGTACAGCGACGATTGGATGGCGCAACAAGGCTTTAACATCGATAAAAAATAAAAAATTATGAGATATGCAGTAGTTACTGGTGTTTCCTCTGGAATAGGAAAAGCCATTTGCGAAAAGTTTTTAGCCAAAGGTTTGTATGTCTTCGGGAGCGTTCGCAAAAAAGAAGATGCCAAATATTTCGAAGAAAAATACCCAAATACTTTTCATACGCTAGTTTTTGACACAACAGATTATCCTGCAGTGGACAAAGCCGTGGAAGAAATCCACAAAGTGGTGGGCAAAAAAGGATTGAGCGTACTAGTAAACAACGCGGGAGTTGCCAAATATGGACCTATTCAGCATGTGCCGATTGAAGAATTAAGACAACAATACGAAGTCAATGTCTTTGCCCCCGTATATCTTACACAAAAATTATTGTGGCTACTCGGTGCCTCAAAAGAAGCCAAATGGCAAGGAAAAGTCATTCAAATTAGCTCTACCGCTGGCGTAATGACACGCCCCATGCTAGGACCTTACTCATCGTCTAAACACGCAGTTGAAGCCATCTACGATGCACTCAGAAGAGAGCTTATGATTTACGGCGTAGAGGTGGTTTTAATTGAACCAGGACCAATTAAAACTGAAATTTGGGGCAAAGCCAAATCAGGCGGAAATCCGTATGAAAATACCGATTATGGCGAAATCTTTGCACAATTAGACAAGGCGGTAGACGAAATAGAGAAAATCGGCTTGCCCGTGGAAGCTGTTGCCGACAAAGCTTGGGAAGCTTTTATAGCTAAAAAACCAAAAGCACGCTATGTCGTGGCTCCAAAGAAATTAATGTTTAAAGCTGCGATGTATGTTATCCCAGATCGCATGCTCGACAAGATTTTCTACAAAGATTTAAAGAAACTTACACAAGAATCATAAAAATAAAAAAAATACGAATTATGGATATTTTTGAAAGAATAAAAGAAAACAGAGGTCCGTTAGGACAATTTGCAGAATACGGCGAAGGCTACTTCATCTTCCCTAAACTGGAAGGCGAACTAGGCCCAAGAATGAAATTCCAAGGCAAAGAAGTAATTTGCTGGAGTTTAAACAACTATTTGGGGCTTGCCAATCACCCAGAAATCAGAAAAACTGATGCCGAAGCTGCTGCACAATATGGGCTCGCCTACCCTATGGGAGCGCGTGCCATGTCTGGACAGACTGATAAACACGAAGAGCTAGAACAGCGTTTGGCTAAATTCGTTCAGAAAGAAGCTGCTTATTTATTAAACTTCGGATACCAAGGAATGCTTTCAATCATCGACGCATTGCTTAGCCCTAAAGATGTTGTGGTATATGATAGCGATTCGCACGCTTGTATCGTAGACGGTGTTCGCCTACACATGGGTAAGAGATTTACTTACCAGCACAACGATGCGCAGAGCTTAGAGAAAATGCTCGCGCGTGCCGAAAAAATTACTGAAAAAACAGGCGGCGGAATTCTTGTAATCACCGAAGGCGTATTCGGAATGCGCGGGCAACAAGGTAACTTA
This Ornithobacterium rhinotracheale DNA region includes the following protein-coding sequences:
- the serS gene encoding serine--tRNA ligase, translated to MLLVNEIREQRARIEEGLKKRNIEDLSFLDQIIEQDDIRKQTQFELDNALSESNQLSKQIGELFKSGKAQEANELKAKTADLKTKTKELQEQLNAAKQKVEELLFQIPNVLHESVPFGKGENENVEEYRSGDEYDREGLPHWELAKKYNLIDFELGTKITGAGFPVYRGKGAVLQRSLINYFLNKNTAAGYEEFQMPLMVNEASARGTGQLPDKEAQMYEVPLDGFYLIPTAEVPVTNVYRDVIVEDKDFPILMTGYTPCFRREAGSYGKDVRGLNRLHQFDKVEIVRIEKPENSYAALEEMKKHVASILDELGLTYRILHLCGGDTGFASASTYDFEVWSSAQKRWLEVSSVSNFETFQANRLKLRYKIEKGTALCHTLNGSSLALPRILAALLEHYQTEDGIQIPAVLQGLCGFDMIK
- a CDS encoding beta-N-acetylhexosaminidase — encoded protein: MKFYKTFGAMILCLFLGTAMAQFHIIPKPVELHKGEGSFLITEKTRINYPKDADTQKLVHYLKNKISEISGYQLKEAKSSSKNTIVFSKTAPTSLGKEGYQLNVNPDQITIEYNSREGAFYAVQTLLQMLPMVRNNAPLIVPSVQIKDYPRFKWRGMMLDVSRHFYSVDAIKQTLDMLAFYKVNTFQWHLCDNEGWRLEIKKYPKLTEIGAWRMEIPKARIYQKDTVPTGEKYLYGGYYTQEQAKDIVAYAKERNITVIPEIEMPGHSGAALAAYPQFSCNGKAQESPNSILHHTKEYKNSFNLEYCAGKDETFTFLENILKEVMEIFPSEYIHIGGDEVDKLHWETCTLCQARMKKENLKDTHELQSYFIKRMEKFLTKHHRKLLGWDEILEGGLAPSATVMSWRGEKGGIAAAKMGHNVVMSPSNPLYFIRHQDRSEIGKYWAPKFSINTLEAVYGYNPNSDKLSPEQQKYVLGTQFAVWTEFMSSVLHYEYMIYPRMQAFAEMAWTPLENKNFDDFVKRLNAYHFDEWKLKGINFYPKYYDKTAY
- a CDS encoding glycoside hydrolase family 2 TIM barrel-domain containing protein yields the protein MKKMLIGLSFLCAMSMQAQQAEKPYLDPYYENPAMQEENRLPMRATYFPYESVDLAKKNDPSASSRFLDLNGTWKFKWVKDRKQLPKDFYATKFNDAKWDNFKVPATWEFNGYGTPIYVNESFEFAMKNPQPPNIPDTVDQPAAAYRRVIEIPNNWDGSEIFIHLGAVKSAFKLYVNGKYVGFGKDSKLPSEFNITKYVKPGKNLIALEVHRWSDASFLEAQDMWRLSGITRDCYLYARPKMHFYDYEAISQLVNHYKDGEMRLRVQAFNNTDENQEKSTIEANLYDAQGQKVWTGKQALSRLKMPHGKTENQFLANIPNAKPWTAETPNLYTLELILRDKDGKLQEVIRRPTGFRTVEIKGPLFTINGVPVKIKGVNRHDANSKTGQIISREDMEKDVKMMKELNINAVRTSHYPNDPYFYDLCDKYGLYVMDEANVENHGMYYSADKTLANKPEWEKAHVMRITRMEQRDKNHPSIFAWSMGNESGNGWNFYQAYKALKGLDSSRPIHYELAARDWNIDMESRMYRDLNFLKDYVSSNPTKPFIQCEYSHAMGNSLGGHQEYWDLYEKYPSLMGGFIWDWMDQGVEKKVNGKTIYGYGGDWGDKNTPSDNNFLNNGVIGPNHTLHPHAYEVRRVQQFIGFTYRNGVVNVKNKYFFKSLDNFIIHWQLLKDGKVVNEGDFEPTGIAAQKSRNYKLPFTAGNDGEYILQLTAYTKAKEGILNAHTPLAFGEFVLSQYRRQAYTPQQATINVDENAQNISISDTNFSATISKTKGRLENYTVDGKVIFEQGPYANFWRPGTDNDFGAKLPKKNKGLKDADQNGEVESVSYKALNTGEIQVIIVKKLVDKTIQFTQTLTFDAAGSILVDNKYTPLKNDDKAISFKIGTHMILPTDFTNIEWYGRGPWESYQDRKQSAMVGLYQGLIKDQYHPYIRPQESGNKSDVRYAKITRNDGSGFTIEPQTVFLNVNALPYAPEQLYPGEEKGQTHSGELEYDKNVHLDIDLHQLGLGGINSWGALPLEKYRVYLYKPYEYSYRIIPFNQ
- a CDS encoding PLP-dependent cysteine synthase family protein, with the translated sequence METKKIYNNILELIGNTPMVRLNRITQSVPGEVFAKLEMFNPGHSAKDRIAKYIIEDAEEKGLLKPGATIVETTSGNTGFAIAMNAIVKGYKCIVAVSDKTKEDKIAFLKALGAEVHMCPANVPADDPRSYYETARRIAEETPNSIYINQYFNPKNIEAHYHSTGKEIWEQTEGKITHLFACSGTGGTISGIARYLKEQNPNIKIIGVDADGSVIKHYHETGELDKSLIHSYQIEGLGKNLIPGATDFSVIDEYVKVNDEQSAYRTRELALQEGIMGGYTSGAVLQGLLQYKDNLPADAVSVVVFPDHGSRYMNKVYSDDWMAQQGFNIDKK
- a CDS encoding SDR family oxidoreductase, yielding MRYAVVTGVSSGIGKAICEKFLAKGLYVFGSVRKKEDAKYFEEKYPNTFHTLVFDTTDYPAVDKAVEEIHKVVGKKGLSVLVNNAGVAKYGPIQHVPIEELRQQYEVNVFAPVYLTQKLLWLLGASKEAKWQGKVIQISSTAGVMTRPMLGPYSSSKHAVEAIYDALRRELMIYGVEVVLIEPGPIKTEIWGKAKSGGNPYENTDYGEIFAQLDKAVDEIEKIGLPVEAVADKAWEAFIAKKPKARYVVAPKKLMFKAAMYVIPDRMLDKIFYKDLKKLTQES